From Nicotiana tabacum cultivar K326 chromosome 15, ASM71507v2, whole genome shotgun sequence, the proteins below share one genomic window:
- the LOC107811750 gene encoding putative histone-arginine methyltransferase 1.3, with protein sequence MEQKQKEQKFLVSSVSEVLRSSYSIVLETEPVFSRFTLQSGSPELRFGQGSTDAIVLNLQSSQLFKLGPADSLCISEASEANKEKTYSRGISIQFRNEEESRAFHCAFEQWKKEVVVQECPLTNGAISTSKSKFDDKIESSSAKMYFHYYGQLLHQQNMLQDFVRTGTYYSAVIENRADFLGRIVVDVGAGSGILSLFAAQAGAKHVYAIEASEMAEYARKLIAGNPSLNERITVIKGKVEDVELPEKADILISEPMGTLLVNERMLESYVIARDRFLVQNGKMFPGVGRIHMAPFSDEYLYMEIANKATFWQQQNYFGVDLTPLHGSAYQGYFSQPVVDAFDPRLLVAPAVSHVINFNSVKEEDLYEIDIPLRFLSSVSTRIHGLACWFDVLFNGSTVQRWLTTAPGAATTHWYQLRCVLPQPLYVMPGQEITGRLHLVAHKAQSYTIYLTLSALVGDMLQTSSVKLDLKEPYYRMSQPQAYSLAQDQQPNQLLQTQDIELPSRDEDGSILMQPPSPNSGAELHSL encoded by the exons ATGGAGCAAAAACAGAAAGAGCAGAAATTTTTAGTTTCATCTGTATCAGAGGTTTTACGTTCTTCGTATTCTATAGTTTTGGAAACCGAACCGGTTTTTTCTCGGTTCACTTTACAGTCCGGTTCACCTGAGCTTCGATTTGGTCAAGGCTCAACTGACGCCATTGTGCTTAATCTTCAATCTTCCCAG TTATTCAAGCTAGGCCCTGCTGACTCTCTATGCATATCTGAAGCTTCTGAAGCCAATAAAGAG AAAACATATTCAAGGGGAATCTCCATTCAATTTAGAAACGAGGAGGAAAGTAGGGCCTTCCATTGTGCATTTGAGCAATGGAAGAAGGAAGTGGTTGTTCAAG AATGTCCTTTGACAAATGGAGCAATATCAACTTCGAAAAGCAAATTTGATGACAAAATAGAGTCATCTTCTGCCAAAATGTACTTTCACTACTATGGGCAGCTATTGCATCAGCAGAATATGTTGCAGGATTTTGTAAGGACAG GAACCTATTATTCTGCTGTAATTGAGAACCGTGCCGATTTTCTTGGTCGCATAGTGGTTGATGTTGGTGCTGGTAGTGGCATTTTGTCATTATTTGCTGCTCAG GCTGGTGCAAAGCATGTTTATGCCATAGAGGCTTCTGAAATGGCCGAATATGCAAGAAAACTTATTGCTGGAAATCCATCACTGAATGAAAGAATTACA GTAATCAAAGGAAAGGTTGAAGATGTAGAGTTACCTGAGAAAGCTGATATTTTGATCTCTGAGCCAATGG GTACTTTGTTGGTTAATGAAAGAATGTTGGAGTCCTATGTGATTGCAAGAGACCGATTTCTTGTTCAAAATGGAAAAATGTTTCCTGGTGTCGGAAG AATACACATGGCACCATTTAGTGACGAATATTTGTATATGGAAATAGCAAATAAG GCGACCTTTTGGCAGCAACAAAACTACTTTGGGGTTGACTTGACACCTTTGCACGGATCTGCTTACCAAGGATACTTTTCTCAG CCAGTTGTTGATGCTTTTGATCCTAGGTTATTGGTAGCTCCTGCAGTGTCCCATGTGATAAACTTCAATTCTGTAAAG GAAGAAGATTTATATGAAATTGACATCCCGTTGAGATTTCTCTCTTCTGTTAGCACTAGAATTCATGGGCTGGCTTGCTGGTTTGATGTACTTTTTAATGGAAG CACTGTGCAAAGGTGGCTGACCACTGCTCCGGGTGCAGCAACAACTCATTGGTATCAGCTTCGGTGTGTCTTACCACAACCACTTTATGTCATGCCGGGACAGGAGATAACTGGTCGGCTTCACCTAGTTGCCCATAAGGCACAAAGTTATACCATTTACTTAACATTGTCAG CTCTTGTTGGAGATATGCTCCAAACGTCATCTGTTAAACTTGATCTGAAGGAACCGTATTACCGGATGTCCCAGCCCCAGGCATATTCATTAGCACAAGATCAACAACCTAATCAGCTATTACAAACACAG GACATAGAATTACCATCTCGAGATGAAGATGGCTCAATCCTGATGCAACCACCCTCCCCAAATTCAGGCGCTGAGCTACATTCACTCTGA